The Arachis duranensis cultivar V14167 chromosome 9, aradu.V14167.gnm2.J7QH, whole genome shotgun sequence genomic sequence aagtttttgtttttgttcttttatggACATAGCCATTGACTTATCTGACTCTTTGCATATGATGGACATTTTGTTTGACCCACTCAAATGGCTGAAACATGAACAGCATAAAAAAGAAGCATGGGCACAGACATCATCAGCAGCCTACCAAACTCGTTGTTGTGCCACATCCTCTCATTCCTCCCAACCATAGATGCCGTGGGCACCAGCTTCTTGTCTCGCCGGTGGCGCCACCTCTGGAAGGATCTCCAAGCCTTTGATTTTGATACCCAACGCATTGGGAACAATGAGAGATTCGTGTCTTTTGTGGACACAGTTCTATCCCAGCGCAGGTTTTCCGACATCCGAAAGCTCCGCCTCATATGTGGGGCACACTTAGATAGCGGCAATGCCGTCGGAAGGTGGGTGCGAGCTGCTCTGGGGCCTTGCCTTCAAGAAATGCATCTCCTTTTGTATGGTGATGTTAGTAGCAACTATGTTGATGAAATATTCACATGTGCTTCGCTTGTTTCTCTCACCCTGGTGGCTAATCTTGTTTTGAATAATATATCTTCGGTTCATTTGCCTCTACTCAAGAATTTATCACTGGGCCCAGACGTACCTGTTGACCTCAACCTCATATCTGCCTGCCCTGCTCTTGAATATCTTTACTTCATTTTTGATGCATCGTTTTATCCTAACATTCACTTGCTCTCCCCCTCTTTGAAGAGGCTAAGATTAATAGAGGCAAGAGAAAGAGACTTTGATGATCCCATAATCACTGAGATTCAAATAGACGCCCCGAATCTTGAGTACCTCCGCATATACCTTGAAGAATCGTGTGTAAGGACTTTAGTCATCAGTgattttcccaacatgatggaAGCTTCTATTGATATTGCTCCCAAGGCTGAGCATGTTGATTGGGTACCCAAACTTCTCCAGGCACTCTCCAAGACAAAGAAGCTGGCTTTGGGGGGATTTACCACCCAGGTAATATGCTTGTCGGTGTCTCATAATCCGTTACTCATTCTAACTTGCTTATTGGAATCTCTAAACGGTTGTGTTATCTTTCACACAGTGCTTGGTCAAAGCTCCAAATTTACACTTCCCAGAATTTAGCTACTTATGTCAACTGAGGATTTGTATTAGAAGTTTCAACTCTGGAGTCCTAATAAAACTGCTTTGCTGCTGCCCTAAGCTTCAAGTACTCAAAATTGATAACAATGGGGTATAAACATTTGCATAATTCCACCATTTTCTATTTGTTATTAATTGCCTGCATCCtttgacaattttttttccCATGTTGTTAGGTACAGTATTTTGGTGACCAAACTCCCCGTACTGAACCTAGCAGTTGGACACAGCCAGCCAGTGTACCTAATTGTGTTAGGTCACACTTGAACATTCTTGAATTTAGAAGATACCCAGACTCATTAGAGGAACGTGAATTTTTGGCTTATATCTTGCAAAATGCACTTGTTTTAAAGACATTTATAATTTACACTAACATTGGTTCATTTGAAAAGGAGAAAGAGCATATCCTTAATGAAATATCTGTCTTACCGAGGGGCTCTAGCATATGCCAAGTTGAAGAATTCACGTATGGCAAATGGTATGAACTCTCCTCTGCTATGTGGTTTGCCATATCAATACTATCTCGAGTAATATAAATCTGAGTTTTCCTTATGAGGcatgtttaaaaaattagtatgaaaattgtgaaaagtgaACCAGGGTCCATTCTATATGTGaaaaattagttatcttatgGAAAGAATCATCTGTTATACTGCCATTTTATATAGGGTGTACTGGCATATATTTCACTGCTTCCTCATGTTTGCTGTCTGCACTTTTAACTAATGCTGTAGAATTTTCTTGAATTTGTTCTTTTATGATATTACATGAAATTGGGAAAAGGCGTTTGTCGTTGACTTGTATATGAAATTGGATTTCATGTATTTatattatacaaaaataaagtgttgggtcaattaaataagattataatattttagatcgatctttttctaaaattttagattaaaagCAACACATGGAAAAGCATTATTGGTATTCTAAAGGTAATTTAATTAAAGAAGACAGAATTGTATTTGTTAGGATTTTATGTACATGAttacacattttttattttatatatatatgattgtgATATTACGAGAGATATATGCAATCCTTCCTTCACATGAATTATGACATGAATATTTGGTAAAAGTTTATTGATAATGCAAATATATATGAATCGCGAATCGATAATGTAAAATGGAATTATACATATTGATGATatgcaaaattaaattttaaatcatggTCAAAAGTGCTTAAAGCCTTTAACAGAGCCTTAATTCTTGTGATAGAACTGTTCAACCTGCCCCTTTTGCATTATGAATCACACAGATGATATAAATATTGTTTTCTAATAGTTTTTTCTTAATCTGTCTTCTTACATTCAAGtagtttttttctttcctcaGGCGGCTATAAAGGAGATGATTCCTATTGCTTCAGCATGGAACTGTGAACTTGAAAGGGTGGATTATGTGAAGTATAAGAAGATTCGACATCATGCTTTTGTTCTATACAACTTTTAATTTAAGCAACATAAACATAAGTTGTTGATGTTATTTTTACccttatttcctttttttcccCAACCATCTCTAGCTATCTAGTTGACAGTATTTTCCTTCTTGAAAGTTGCAGTTTAAACACTCTTTTATGTTCGGAACTATCTTATATTTGGGATTTGAACGTGGCATTTTGGacttaaaatgaaatgcaaatgAATGTGAGCACTGGACTTGTTCTTAATATTGGCCTTCCAATAACTGGACTTAGTTCTTAACATTGGGCTTCCAATAATGCGCTTGTAAATCCCATCAATGTCTGATGGGAGAACAAAGATAGACTGCTCTAGTTGCTTTCAAAAATTaactgaaaaagaaagaaaaaaaaaaaacaaaagaaccgGCTAATTTTCATTTTCACTGTGAGAGGAGGAAATGCAGTTTTCCTTTTCATAATATTTCACTTCAAAATGAAAAGACTATTTTACCCCTAGtatattatagaaaaaattacATAGGACTCTAATCCCTTCTCATGTTGTACCAAGTGCAAATTGAACAACATAAGTAGATTGCTATATTAACACAAGGATCAACAGAGGTGTACACTCAATTGTTCTCTTATAGAATTAGTTATTAATCTAATCGTTTTAAATTGATTAGaggaaattaaatataaaaaaaatgaggagGCATggagaagtgtacatgaattaacCCAAGTTTCATGACCACCATGATTATAATGGCACCTTTTTCTGGACAGAAAgagaaaatttttcttttaagagtaAACATGAAACTCTGTAGAATGGATGATGTGAAGTATAGGAAGACTTGACGTTGTGTTGTATAAGCTCTATGCAACCTTTAAGCAACATATATATaagttgttaattttattttgaaacccttttctcctttttctccCAACCATCTCTAGGTACCTAATTGAGTATTTGACAGTATTTTACTTTCTGAAAGTTGCAGTTTAAACACTTCATGTTCTGATCCATCTTAAATTTGAGATTTGATTTTGTTGTGTTTCTTTAGTAACTGTTATTCTAGTCTCTTCTGGTTTGATATTTGTTAGAGCACTTCTTAAATACGAAAATAATGATGGGTGTAGAAATTCAGAAATCACAGGGCATGAACCATGAATCAAACATCCTCTTGTATAAATGGACAAAGTCACATTTAACTAGTTCAAAAATTTGGTTACAGAAATCAGGACGTGATACATAAGGGTCAAAATTATAGCCAAAATGGCTTGCTGGGCAAGCGAAATAGTTCTTCCACTATTGGTTTGAATATCGTTTTTGGCATTGGTAGGATGATAGAGGAAGGCCATTGAAATGCTGTCTTCATTCTTGCCTCTAAATATTGGCCTCCCAATAACGTGCTTGTAATGCCCATCACTCATTCTCTGTTGGGAGAACAGATATAAATTGCTTTAGTTGcttacaaaatttaattataataaaaaataataagaaaaagtcAAGTTAATATATAAGAATATTAGTTTTATTGTACATTcaatttacaaagaaaatatACTAAAGAAGGAACAATGAATAATTACACAAAATTAGCACACATTCCTGTGTTTTGTAGCTGGTATGTCTTAGGATTTTTGGCTGATTTTCATTTCCAGTGTTAGCGAAGAAAATGCAGTATTCCTATTCAAAAGAATATTTCACTTCAAAATGAAAAGACTATTTTTCCCCTAGTAGATTAAAGCAAAATTTACATAGAACTTTCCCCTCTAATCCCTTCTCATCTTGTACAAGTGCAAATTGAACAACCCAAGGAGATTGCTATATTACTAATAATAACACAAAAGGGTCCACAAAGGTGTATACTCAATTGTTCTCttataaaattagttactaatatAATCGTTTTAAATCGATgattaagaaaattaaacaaaagaaaatggggAGGCATAAAATGGAGGCATGCAGAAGTGTAAATTAAATTACCTGAGTTTCATCACCACCGGTGATTATAATGGCACCTTCTTCTGGACAGAAAGAGAGCCAACTTTTCTTAGAGTAAACATGGAACTCTGTAGATCCATCGCATACATGAAAACCCAATGAGTGTGAGTAATCCGTTCCCCTAATCAGCATTCTAATCACATCATATTTTAAGGAGTTAGGCCATTGATCTTCTCTATTATCTCTGCAATGCTTATATATACAACATACTGTTCCAACATCATGCCCATGATGAACCAAATCCATATCATCAACTTCAATTTTTCTTGGAATCTTTTCCAGTATCACCGGTAAAATTTTCTCGGCCACAGTCTCGATGCGTAGCATGAGTTTTTCCATTTTCTTGCTgcaaaaaagatttaaaaacgTTGAGCAACAATTCGTGAATAGTTGTCATGGAATATCTTGATATTGACTGTAAGAATATACTTAGAATATTTTcagattttatatttatttagtttgatataaaattaattttgtcatTATGTTTAAATAATATTCTTGACCTATAAATAAGTACTTTTTATTATACATTTTCTAAGCACCTGAATGTCAATTTATCTTTAGTTATTCTCATGAATTCATTGATAAGTGACATTACATGCGTGCAATGCATTACTCCTAATTTTGAGACAAATGGTTAATGGATGTGTAAAGTATAGTGCTCACTACTGCATGTGcagtttttttaacaataaatgATGAAGTGTAAAGATGTTTTGCTCCTAACTCGTGCAATTTCAGTTGATTATAGCCAGCTAGCTTAATTATTATGTTGGATCATAACTAAGCAAGAATAAACCAGTTACCTTTCCTCCACTAGCTTTGCGTGCGACAGAATAATTAGTgtgcttctttttctcttctttcttttaaacTACAGTGATTGAATGAATTTTATGATCATACTTTCTCACTTACAATAGCTGCTTGGTTATATATAATCAGTGTTGTTCACATGTGTTCAGTTAAATAGTTATGATTAATATAGGGGTTTAAAGTCTGAAATTAAAAGGTTagtaacaaaatttaaagatgataaaatcaataaaatttaaatttaaaaattaaaataaaagttggctaaaatttaattaggtgtcattaaatttaacatttatgtCACTTTTTAAATAGTGTCaagtaaaaagaatatttatgcCCATTTAAATGTAAGGATATGTGAGCAACCACCATAAAGTAATCCAAATTCATGCTTAGAATTATTCTCCCtttctctaattttttgttCTGTCAATATGttctaaaatcaaaatatttaaataaaatctgttcatcattgttatattttatagaaCAACAATAATTATCATCCTTCCATGACCACTAGTAACGTTtctaaaacatatatatatgatataattataaagaaaagaaaaaaaaacatatgatttgtttttcttatacTTATGTAAACTCATcgtatattaataaaaaataatgcgCGACCTTATCTTAAGTGAAAACTACATCAAGATTTTGCAAATTTTAGTTCATATAGAGATTTTGAacatataaatatttatcttattttcattttttgttattgaaCATATGAATGTTTATCTATATATAGCATATATACCGCCATAGAATTCACTTTCTAGTTAATAGCAAACAATAATATTCATCTTATCTAGTGTAGTGCCAATGATGCTTTATATCTAGTGGGGAACCAATAGTTGAGAAATCTTATATTTTAGAATATGATTACTACATGCAAGattgaaatatttaattaatcacAAATCACAATCCTCTCTTGGCATGCAGATATATAATCACCCTCTATATACATAATAAGTTCTAGTAGTAGCTAGCTATGTACTAATGATTTGTTAATAAAATGGATGCATTATATTACGTACATAGGGTTATTTATTATCtaattatcaattattaataattaattaacataacGTTAATTACCTGAAATTTGGATATCCAATAGGCGAAATTCCCTCCATATTCAACTTCAACTCGTCTTCTCTGCACCACACGAACTCTTCACACATCTcactcccttcttcttcttcttcttcttctccgccATGATACTCTTCATAACCCCAAGGCTTCTCCGGTGACCTCATCAAAGCCTCTCTCTTCACGGGCGGCACACCGAACACTCCGGCGGCGGCCTCCGCAGCAGACACCACGAGCTCCCTCGGAATCCCGTGGTTCATGAGCTGGAAGCACCCGATTTTCGCCATGGCGTCCAAAACGGCATCGCATTCCGCCTCGTCACGGTGAAAACAAAGAGAAACGAAGTCGACCTTTGGCGGAGTTTCTAGAAGCTTCTGTTTCGGGAAGAACTTATCGGGCAACACGAGATCAGGGACGCGGAGCGAGGATTCTAGAAACTCCGTTAAAACTTCGTCATTAGTTACCGACGATCGCCGTCCTGAGGCTACCGGAGACGGCGGCGGAGCGCGGAAATCGACGACGGCTTCCGGCATCGGTAACGGCGTTATTTAACTCTTAACTGTTAACGGTTTTAGTTATgatatgtgtgtgtgtggaaACTGGTGTGTGAGCGGTTATTTATTTGAACGGTTTTTGGTTTTGGAAGCGAGTGAGGGAGAGAGAAAAAGCGCGTGGAACAACGAGGGATTGATGGCGTGTCGCGCGCATTGGAGACATGAGGGGTTTCCGGCGAATAATTACGACGTCGTTTtacttttgctttctttttctgatTCTACTTTGTTTTTTTGGTTTCTTCGTTTTGCTTTACAGCAGTGGTACCAGTGGATGGCTCATCATTTTAAAGGAAAAGGAATATCTGAAGCATCATTTCCGGTAATTTTTGCAATTTCAGGTGGGGGCTGCCCATCTTGTGTTGTACTTGTACTAGTACTATATTTAAACAAAACTTAGGGAGATAATGGACTATTTGTACCAGAATTAATCTCTACATACaaatattttacatttataAGTTTTACAAGTCTGAACGAAACATATCCATTAAACGCGCTGCTTGTTACGTGCCTTTTTAACagaattttaaatcaattcaaatcaattaacgcacaaatatataactttcatttttaaaagatttcgtttcttttttcgaatttttttgccaaatttgTTGGATATCCTTCTGCGTTCTCTTTTTGCTTCGTTTtgttcgattttcatggtttctaaaatcaagttttgaaatgttttgaagataatggaacttcagaaatacacccaaacaattacataaatatacccaaacgattacagaaatacacctaaatagttacagaaatacacctaaATGATTACAGAAAAAATTAcggaaatacacccaaatggttacaaaaatacactcaaaaaattacagaaatacacccaaagaatttaagaaatacacccaaaacaggaaacagtatatttcttcttgaaattttttaatgttttgctGGTTAATCTAGaagaaaaacctagaagaacagtaaaacaatatcttgaataatgtttcttcctttttcctggtgattttttatggagatttgtatcttttcttttttattttttctattcttcgCCAGAATCGTAGTGGTTTGTTTTGAATGTACCTTGAATTTTGATGGTTTgcattttgattgaggaagaagaggaagagtgaaCGTGTTGTGGAAGGGGCGCGTGTTTTTTTGTTGATGGAGACGAAGAGTGAACGTGTTGTTGAACGCGTGTTTTTTTCTTAGACTTGGAGCAACTTGTATAACTTGTAagccaaaaagacttgtatgtatAGTAGGTCTCTTTGTACAAATAACCATCCGAGtactagggataataaacatcttcccaAAAGCTTAAATTGATTTTGGGGTTCACCAAAATCAAACTTTTGACCTTTCAGATCTAgtgctctaataccatgtcatgataccacttaTTCCAAAAACTTCAACTGATGGAAAAAGATAACACTAATAGTTATATCTTTAATACTTCCTAAAccttcattgtacacattgtacaaatatttcattggctcctcatacttttcctttacatcattatttaattattgttcATTTATTTAAATCATTAAATGACTACGCTTTAATGgttgaaaataattatttttgcagATATAGTGATACAAAATTAGATGCATacatagaatttttttatattatacatcaaaattaaattgatattattttatatattaatatatattatgtattttaatatgtattttatatatgtaaatatatattttttttaatatataaaactaaaaaagtttatATAACCGAGACATGATATAACATACATACAgctcaaaatatttaaaactaaaatacacGCTAGGATCATGTATTTAAGTcttatgatatttttctttgtcCTTATCTCAGTCctatcaaatatatttatattctacCATATTTGTGTATGTTTTGTCCCATGACACTCTTAATAACTGATCTTAGGAGTTCAACATATCAGGGGGTTTGTTAAAAATGAATTAGTGAATTAAGGATGAGAAATCAAACTTGTTCAATTGGTTATAATCTAGGTTACTGTGATGCGTGAAAAAGAATACATGTGTATGACTGCTCCTCTTTTATCAACGATAGAAAATGATGCAGTACAAAAAGCCAAAAGCTAGAAGCTCCCCAATGCTAAAAGTAAATACAgtgatatttaaattaattaaataataataaatttttaaaaaatttgaataaagacTGAAAGTTAAAAGACAACTAACATTTTTCAAGTAAATATTAGACCAATTATTTAAATCTAAACAAAGATAAGTTAACAAGATGCCCCATTGATCCTGTTCGTACAAGAACAATGACAACCTTTATCAGCCAAAATCGAACCTATATTAGATTTAATGATCCCAATACTTTTCATATCCCTAACCTTAAATTTGGGAAGTCGCTAATATTCACAAGTATTTTGACTAATTCAATCCGATTTAGCTATTTATTTATCGATATTCAAATCCAAGACCAATGATTAAATGATCGAGATGTTCATCACTATGATCAATTCTATATTGGTAAAAGTAGAAAACATATGCCcaaaaaaaaggcaaacagaATAACAAATTTGGACtatataacaataaataattaggattaaaaAGATGAGAACTCACTACAGGAGTATATGACCGTTTAGAAACTTGTATaactttctagctttaattttgGTCATTCATACAAAACTTAACGGTCTAAATTTTCCTTATATACTAAATTTCTCATGTCAATATATAGACGTGAAATGTTAAGAGTGCCAACACTTTTAGTGTAAAAAAGTAATGAGTTGAGTAATATTAGCTCAAATACAAggcaaaacaaaaaagaagaaaatatattgGTCACCGAGCAAGTAACAAGAGAAATATGCTAATTTGACAATCCACTTCTTACAACTTCCCTGTAATTCTCCCATAGCTCTCTTGATACAAATTTCTGCATAAAGTGTATAAATTTGCACGGAGAAACATGTTGCATGACATCGAAAGAAAACATAGGAGAAAACCCTATTTGCAAATATTTAGTCTCCGAAGTCCACCACTACACAAATTGCCCTATTCTTtgtcaataataataacaaccaACAGCTACATTACAGcaacattcataactttaagggtACATGACCGTGGCAATCTGATTAATTCACATATTTACTACAGCAGGCATTATCTTAGGCGTCTGTCTTGTATAAAATGTCTTGTATAATTGACAATTTGACACAATGAAGAGTTCCAATCATTACAGAGCCCAAGGCAAAACAAGGGATAAAAGGGGTACCATGTCAATGCCACGATCATGCACTGGTCAAGCAATCCTCCCAAGTGCCATACTTAGAACTGAAGCTTCCTCCACCACTCTGTTGAGCATGCTCAGAAATAACTGTGCGAGCGCAGATATCCCAGGTCCTTGCAATCTCCCCAAGAGACATTGGTTGTGATAAACTTCTCAGGGATATGCTAAACCTCGCCTTTGCCTTCAGTGAAAGATCTTCGTTCTCCTTACTGTCAACATCAATTTATTGTTTTCATTATCATTAAAGCCAGAAGACTTGCCAGCAAATATAAGGAAAACTAAGGAAATGGGAATATAGTAGTTGCAATGCTCATTCTCACCTGGATTCAACTGGAAACTTGTCAAGAAGTAAAGGAGAACAATTAGGATAATTTGTA encodes the following:
- the LOC107463943 gene encoding F-box/FBD/LRR-repeat protein At5g56420-like, with translation MGTDIISSLPNSLLCHILSFLPTIDAVGTSFLSRRWRHLWKDLQAFDFDTQRIGNNERFVSFVDTVLSQRRFSDIRKLRLICGAHLDSGNAVGRWVRAALGPCLQEMHLLLYGDVSSNYVDEIFTCASLVSLTLVANLVLNNISSVHLPLLKNLSLGPDVPVDLNLISACPALEYLYFIFDASFYPNIHLLSPSLKRLRLIEARERDFDDPIITEIQIDAPNLEYLRIYLEESCVRTLVISDFPNMMEASIDIAPKAEHVDWVPKLLQALSKTKKLALGGFTTQCLVKAPNLHFPEFSYLCQLRICIRSFNSGVLIKLLCCCPKLQVLKIDNNGVQYFGDQTPRTEPSSWTQPASVPNCVRSHLNILEFRRYPDSLEEREFLAYILQNALVLKTFIIYTNIGSFEKEKEHILNEISVLPRGSSICQVEEFTYGKCFFLSSGGYKGDDSYCFSMEL
- the LOC107463944 gene encoding 1-aminocyclopropane-1-carboxylate oxidase 1, which encodes MPEAVVDFRAPPPSPVASGRRSSVTNDEVLTEFLESSLRVPDLVLPDKFFPKQKLLETPPKVDFVSLCFHRDEAECDAVLDAMAKIGCFQLMNHGIPRELVVSAAEAAAGVFGVPPVKREALMRSPEKPWGYEEYHGGEEEEEEEGSEMCEEFVWCREDELKLNMEGISPIGYPNFSKKMEKLMLRIETVAEKILPVILEKIPRKIEVDDMDLVHHGHDVGTVCCIYKHCRDNREDQWPNSLKYDVIRMLIRGTDYSHSLGFHVCDGSTEFHVYSKKSWLSFCPEEGAIIITGGDETQRMSDGHYKHVIGRPIFRGKNEDSISMAFLYHPTNAKNDIQTNSGRTISLAQQAILAIILTLMYHVLISVTKFLN